The genomic region ATCGTCTTCAACCCGTCTGCCACCGTCGCGGGTCTGAGCGAGTATCTCTGGAAACTGGAACAGCCCGCGGCCGCGTGCGCCAACATCTACTATGTGGGTGCCATCAACCGTCCGGGACACGAGGAGCCGTGGAATATCGGCGAGTTTTACGGTACGTCGTACTTCGCCAACCCGCGCGGACAGGTCATCGCGGAGGCGCCACGTGATGGGGATGCGGTGCTCGTCGCCGATCTCAATCTCGACCTCATCCGTGACGTGCGAAATGTGTGGCAGTTCTACCGTGACCGGCGCCCGGAAACCTACGAGTCCACCGTGCGCCTCTAACCCGACTGCAATCTCCAAGGCCGGCGTCCGCATCTGGTGTCAGTAAACCCCGATGCTGACCGCACGTCCGGCGCATACGTCAGACCAT from Rhodothermales bacterium harbors:
- a CDS encoding acyltransferase, which produces IVFNPSATVAGLSEYLWKLEQPAAACANIYYVGAINRPGHEEPWNIGEFYGTSYFANPRGQVIAEAPRDGDAVLVADLNLDLIRDVRNVWQFYRDRRPETYESTVRL